The sequence agttacttaataataagtagttgaaacaactagatttttttaaatatttttttttacagtgtacgAATCATGTTTATGTTGGGAATATGTTTGACTTTATTTGCTTGCACTTGCCTTATTTAATCAAAACTGCTATGATGATTCATCTTAGGTTTGGATACATTTTCATAATGTTACAAAATCAGCATATCAGAATATGGAATTAGCTATAAATCTACTTGTAATCAGTTTACAAGCAATATCCCTCTTACAGAATCAACTACCAACTGTGCCCCTGTAGCATTtgccagactgtgtgtgtgtgtgccaatggtTGCTATTCTGGACCTAGCCTTTGTGATGCCCTGAGACCCTAATTTAAGACTTAAGCTCTCCAGACTTCGTTGCCATGGATACAGGTCCCGACTTGCCTCTCTCTGTAATTACAGGTCGACGTCTCACTCCAATTCTTAAGCAGGCACGCGCGCACGTCCGCCCGCTTTTGGGGGTTCAGTCAGCCTCTGAAAGAGAGCAGTGGGAAAATCATCTTCTCTCACTTTCCTTTTCACTCTGCACCGCTACTTTAATCTTTCCCGGTCCCAACATACCAAGGCTCGCCATGTGCCTAGCTCTCTATTCTCTCATCTATCCTAGTTTTTCTGCCtgtagcctcctctctctctctctctctctctcgcgcttttGCCTCACTCTGGCTTTTGCCTTTCTCCACCACTTGCTCTTGTGGATTCAGAGAGGTCAGCAGTTACTTAGCAACAGATCAGAGCTTTTGTGTATGGTATGTGCTGAGTGCTGACTGGCCGATTTTTACTCTTCAGAATGACTCTAGCAGTGGCAACACAAGTGGTTCGTCGCTTAGTTTATGCGTTGTCTTTTTAAAGATAAATTGATAACATACTGTAACGCTTTATGTTGTACCTGCAGGTATAATGCTATAACTTGTTATAGGCATTCATAAGCCTGTTTATGCCTTACAGTAAGGCTTATTGTGTTATCTCTATACATTCATATTTCTACTGACTCATAATGACTGGTATTTAGTCAGAAACATTATGAGATGATTCTAAGACATTATTAGAGTTTCATGCGTGCTTATGACAAGTCTTGCAATGTAGTATATTTGAGTCATAATGCATTCCACCAGCCAGCTTCAAGTGTTCCCTATGGCTTTGAGGAGATATTGTAAGAGATATGATAAATGAAAGATTgattgagagagatggagagttctTTTAAGACAGATCCTGGGGAGGGTCACACCAGAAGTacgggcagtgtgtgtgtgcgtgtgtgtgtgcgtgtgtgtgtgtgtccacaggtaTGTTACTCCTGTGAGAGTGGATGATTGAATCTtacagattgtgtgtgtgcctctaTTTATATATCTGAGTGTGtctagcagagagacagaggaggtggACAGTACAGTGCGACACAGCAGCACACCCCCTCTGACAAACAGCAATTTAAAGCTCATACATTAATGAATGTTTATGCGAGCAGCTGCAAGGCTTCACTGGTGTACCGATCTGTATTCAGTCAGTGTCTTCAGTGGGTGAGAGACACCATCATCCCCAAATGTCAGTACCGTCGGATTCTCTCTTATAGCATCACGGAACACTCGGACTCCTCAGTTCACGGGAAAATGGCATCTTTAAAAGCGCCACAGTCAGTCAAAGAGATACCAGGACCTGTTATCTAACAGCCAGTGAGTCTCTCACCACTCATACCGATGTGGATCGTTGCTCTTACAGCAAAAACATTTCTATGTAAGAGATGAATTATAGATATCTGAATGATAATTGACTGGATGAAAGTCATTATGTTCATGCTTGTCAAAGTGAGTTCTATCAGTTGTCAGTGTCAGGGCTTATGGCTGAGTTTCAGTTTGTTAGCATTGAAGGAGAACTTGGCGAACATTTCTCTGATTGGCCAGTAAGATGCACGTCAGCTGCTCAGCTGGAGCATTATGGGATGTTACCTCTCAGCGTGGGTGACACAGCCAGTGACCTTGAAATACAGAGGCTCTCACATGAGTGGCATACTGAGTGCATTAAGACATATGGCCCTTTCCCCTCCACGCTATGAGGACTGATCATTCAAACGCCCTCTGAACTGGAGGAGGTGGTTGAAAAGAGTTCGAGACCAGCGGGCTTTGTTGATGACGAGGGGAATTCCAACTTCTATTTGAATTGTATCCTCTCCATAGCGACGAGGAGGAGTTGCGCAAGTCCTTCTCCGAGTTGGCCGATTTGCGCACTgactccacctcccacaccatgAAGCGAATCGGCAGTGGTCTAGGCGTGGCCCAGAATCCTGACGCCCTGATCTATAAGAACGGCTTCCTGGTACGGAAGGTCCACGCAGACTCTGACGGCAAGAAAAGTAGGTTCCCTCTACCCTCACCTGTCAGCTGTCAACCATATCTGATTAATCTCACGGTTGACAATCACTAAGTTCGATTCAAAATCACATTTGGGATATTGAGTGgatatttattttctttctatGGTCTGTTTCTCAGCGCCTCGAGGTAAAAGAGGATGGAAGACGTTTTATGTCATGCTGAAGGGACTGGTCCTCTACCTGCAGAAGGTACACCAAACCACACCTCTCTCGGCATCCTAACAGTATATCCCACTCCGTGATTGGACGTGTGTGATAACATTCTGCTCTCTGATTGGTCTGTAGGGAGAGTACCGTCCAGAAAAGCAGCTGTCTGAAGAGGATCTGAAGAACGCTGTGTCCATCCACCACTCTCTGGCCATGAGGGCAGCAGACTACAGCAAGAGGCCCAACGTCTTCTACCTGcgcactgcagactggagagtgTTCCTCTTCCAAGCACCGTGAGTCTCCTCATCCTCATCTCTACCCTCCTCCGCTGATTTCTTATCTCCACCAAGTCCCCCTCTGATTCCATACAATTAAGAATGTATTTATCTGACCCAATTTTGTGCTCTATATTGGTACCAGATTATTCCTGCCTTCTACAAGGCTGTACTGTACTAAGGCTGTACTACGTTCCCCCAAATCAGTAGTGATTGAGTACAGAGTGGGCAGTGCCCCTGTCATAGAACCCCAGGCTCAGATAGATTATCATTATGTTTTTGTGTCCCTGGAGGACACAGTTGTCTGGTATGTCCTAGATACACACTTTCTTtcagggttgggatcaattctatttcaattcaggaagtggaATTAAAAAATCCTAATTGAAAATAACTGTTCAATTGATATCTGACCCCAaacctgcctacctgcctgtttGTATTCTATCTTTTTTTGTTTACTAGGGCTGAGAATTGTGCACTTAGTCAGTATCCAGATTTCAACTCTCTTGTCCTCCATCTCAGTAATGCAGAGCAGATGCAGTCGTGGATCACCCGTATCAATGCGGTGTCAGCCATGTTCTCAGCGCCACCCTTCCCTGCAGCCATCGGCTCTCAGAAGAAATTCAGCCGTCCGCTGCTGCCAGGCTCCAACACCAAGCTGTCTCAGGTACACAGAGGCCTCCACTCACACCAtgaccctctttctctttctctctctctctgcttccacatCCTAGCTCCCAGTCCAAACCTATTACCGCCATCCAGTATCTGTTCTGTAGTTAGATCAAcccccacattttttttaaacttgtgTACTTAAGGCAATCATTAAATGCACACTCCTGTATACCTCTTTTTGTGTTAAAAACAGAGAAGAACTGCTATTTACAACCATAAAATTGCTAAAATGCGTAAGTAAGCGTCCATGCTGAGCAGAATTCTGTATAAGTTAACCTGACTTTGGTGTAGCCTTATGTTAATGAGCCTCCTTTGTCATGTGACAGGAAGAGCAGGTGAAATCCCATGAGACACGTTTCCGGGCCATCTCCTCTGAGCTGAATGAGTTAACCGCTGTAATTCCAGACAAAAAGGCCAAAGTTCGTGATCTGGAGGAGCACAAGCAACGTGAGGAGTACCTGGAGTTTGAGGTGAGTGATTATTGTTGTTGTCTGGTTTAATATGGTTATAGGGATTGATAGTTGCAGCCAGAGCCGTAGTCTAGCCGAGTTGACTGAGTTTGTTTGATATTCAGAATTGAATGGCTGCCAAATTGGCTACCAAATGTTTTAAGACAATTCCCTTCCAGGTCAGCCAGAATGGAAATAAGAATGATTTAGATTGGTGCCAGAGTCCAGGATCGATTTCCAAGCTCTATTGCCAAACTGGCTCTGATCTCAGCTATGGAGAATCCTGTTTGACATCAagtactctttctctctctgatccaGAAAACTCGCTACGGTACGTACGCCATGCTACTGAGGGCTAAGATCCGGAGTGGGGAAGAGGACCTGTCTCTGTTCGAGTCGCGTCTCTTTGACGACGGGGGTCTCCAGAGGGCCCACTCCAGCCCCACTCTGCGGGAGgaacacagcagcagcagcaaagcCAGCAGTGCCaagagggggggggcagcagcAGTAGTTCCAGCACCAGGGGGAGCACCAAGACCAAGCGCTCTGAGCCCCAAAGAAACAGCTACAGGAAGGCTGTCAAACAGTGAGAGGGACCCTGGAGGGTGTTGCGGTGGACACGATGGCTTATCTGTGTTGATCGATAGACAGGGACCACTGGTGTGGCTGGAAAATTagatggaggaggaagatgatGGGGGATAGACCTGTTGCATGCTTCTATCCCGAGAAACCACAGGCACTGGATGCTCCAGGGCACTCAGTCCTTCATTTTACTATACACATGACTAACTTCTGTGTGGTCCTAAATTATGGGTCATAtccacatttattttatttgaacgtGCTTTTGGACCAATTGTTGTTGACAGAGATCTAATGATGACATGGACTTATACCATTAGATCTGATTATGTTGAGAGTCGTAGGTTATGTTCCTCCCACGAGAGTTCAGAATCTCCATAAATTACATCTATGCGATTACTGCACAcagcccacctcctccctccacgTGTAAAGGGAGTTGCCGTGCCGACCAGCTAGGAAtgacagagacagggctgcatcAGCTCATctgactgttaccatggagaCTAAACGGAGCCCGGGGTCATTCCGTCCGACCAGAGTGCCAGAACCTCAACCCAACCACAATGCATTTGGAGGAAACTGGACGAACGCTGGGCTCTTCACGAGAGACATGATCAATTGGAAAGAATACAGCAGGTTACTGGACATAATTTATGATGCTGCATGcacatacaaaaaaaaatatccaaagtCTTTGCTATGATTTTGTTATTCTAAGGACTTTTATTGTGGCAAACTGAACTGGCCCAGAGCCAGGCCCTTCTTCTACTGCAACTGTGAAGCTCTGCTGGATCTCATTATCATTTCTAAGGACATTTACACACATCAGCTATGGCACCGCCACTAATCCTTCAGTGTTTTGTCATACTAATGGCTTGATGAAGTAGATTAATCACACAGACTGGCTGTCTATCGGGTTGAATGAAGTTAAGAGTAGGAGGACTGCATGCGTACGAGGAGATGGAAGACTCACACAAGAGGACATGCTTCGCTATGGTATCAAAAGACAATCCCTTTTTTTTTCTTACGTTATTCACATGGTGTTTTTCATTTGTGTAAGTGAAAAAAAGGAAACATGACAGAAGGCTTATTTTACAGTACATCTCGGCTGTAGGTCAAATGTCTCCACAGGAACAACTCATCAGATAATTGATGACGAATTGATTTAAATGTTGGTTGAATGTTGATTTAAATTCAGTATCGTGAATTGTAATGAGGAAAGAAAATAAGGCACTGCCTGCCTACCACACCTAATCTAGTATACACTGAgcggacaaaacattaggaacaccttcctaatattgagttgcaccggcttttgccctcagaacagcctcaattcgtcagggcatggactctgcaagcaaggtgttgaaagcattctacagggatgctggcccatgatgaccccaatgcttcccacagttgtcaagttggctggatgttcacGGTTGAGtgttaaaaacccagcagctttgcagttcttgacacaaaccggtgcacctggcacatactaccataccccgttcaaaggcatttcaatattttgtcttgcccattcaccctctgaattgcatagacaatccatgtctcaattgtctccaggaCTAAAAATCCTTTATCCTGTCTGTTCCCCTTCATCTTCACTggttgaagtgtatttaacaagtgacatcaataagggatcatagctttcacctggtcagtctgtcatggaaagaggtgttcctaatgatttgtacactcggtgtatacgCATAAAGAATGTAACATGTGtaaatacagtgagctccaaaagtattgggacagtgcaTTTTTGGGCTCTGTACTCGAGCACTATGGTTTGacatgatacaatgactatgaggttaaagtgcagactgtcagctttaatatgagggtattttcatccataccgggtgaaccgtttagaaattccagtactttttttttttaacatagtCTTCcgcattttaggggaccaaaagtttAGGGACGTTCTAGTCTATTAAAGTAGTAGttaaaagttaagtatttggtcccatattcatagcacacaatgactgcATCAAGCACAAATACAGTATCAtagccccaagacatgctaaccacaaaccattacaataacaggggaggttagcattttatattatACCCcgaagacatgctaacctctcaccattacaataacagaggaggttagcattttatatcgtacccccaagacatgctaaccacaaaccattacaataacaggggaggttagcattttatatcatacccccaagacatgctaacctctcaccattacaataacagaggaggttagcattttatatcgtacccccaagacatgctaaccacaAACCATTACAATAACCAGGGAGGtgagcattttatatcatacccccaagacatgctaaccacaaaccattacaataacagaggaggttagcattttatatcgtacccccaagacatgctaaccacaaaccattacaataacaggggaggttagcattttatatcgtacccccaagacatgctaacctctcaccattacaataacagaggaggttagcattttatatcatacccccaagacatgctaaccacaaaccattacaataacaggggaggttagcatgtcttggcgCGGTATATTTGTGTGTCAAACATTCTCACTCATCaatattcacgattcattcaggattatctttaattatggtagcatccacattcatgtaagTGTTTAGAAagattatattcttatttacaaaaaaGTGACTCAAATTACACcgcattatttaccattcaatACTGTTGGActgtgtacaaaaagtgctgtaatttctaaatgtttcacccgatatggatgaaaataccctcaaataaaagcaGACTGAcagcactttaacctcagtcattgtatcatttcaaatccaaagtgctggagtacagaaccaaaacaacattctTACTCCCAATACTTTTGAGCTCACTGTGTATATAGAATGTCATGCCGTGGCATAGCCATTTTCTTCAGGCTGGCAGTGTGGTCTGTAAACCAGTGTAGTAATGCCACCATATGGTCACCAGAGCTTGCTGTTCCAATGGGAAACGATGGTCGCAGGTTGTACTGTATGAGTAACAGGAGTGCGTGATAGTTATCGGGGTGTCATCTGATCACTGCTCCCCCCCAATGTTAAAATTTGACCAAGGTGATGTGAAACATGATTCCGTGCGTGAGGACGCCCACTGCAAACAGAATGAGATGATTATGTTGAGTTAGGCATCCGCACATATGGCTATTTGAATAAAACCACAAAATGGCAGAAATGTGTTAGTGTAACTGTGATGAGTGCCCTTGCCTCAAACCTGAAGAACACACGTTTGCCTCAAACTATtatctaggctttagctcagtgggctaacagtcttgtTGCACAGAGGACACGGTTCAAACTCAGTTGGTCACATTTAGCAACGTTGGCTGTCAGTGTAATTCTACAGGGACCATGACAGGGTGAGGCATGATATGTGCAATCATGCAGAATGTCACAATCACTTTTGGGTGTGTCTCTTTCCCCCAGTGTAAATATGTGAGGTGGTATGGTGAGAGACCATGGATAGACAGAATTCCAAGCCAGAATAGGGCTTCTGTGGTATAAAAACAGGGGCTATAATGTGTCACACCATTTTTCGCTTTGGCTTAGATATTCTGCTTATCAGTCAACTTGGTCTTGAGTATTTGTCATTGTCAACAAAATATAGAAAATAAAGTATACTGCTTCATGTAGAGGTTTTTACTGGACCCCATAGACGCTGCATCTGAATGCTAAAATGTAACTTTCTTTAATTTCCCATTAGCTGTACATATTGTCAATAACACATTAAGATTTTGCTCTCTGTGAAATATACTAAATGGTTTGTATGTTTGAGGCAGAggacaaaaataaacattttgaaaagaTCCGTTTGTCAGAAAGAAAATTCATTTAATTCAACATTGACAAGTTTTCAAAACGTTACATAGCAAACCTTCCACATACATTTGAAATAAGGCTGTATAATTATACTTGGTTGAATGTTAAACCAAATGAATACACAGTATTAGTAAGATATTGTCAGCCAATAAATATGTGTTAAATTGATAATTCCATTGATACATTTGATGTTGCACATTTAGGAATTTTCATTTATACTGGGACTTTTTGGAAGGCACAAATAGACCATCAAATGTTTTGCCTTTCAGTCACTTACCATCTGAAATAACGGAACAAGATATGACGCCACTTAAAATTGTACTTTGAGATTTTCTTCCCTTCAGCTCGTTAGGAAAATTCGAACTGGTTGACCGTGTCAGTCATGGCAGAGAGAGAATTCTGCATTCATCAGTCAAGACCTGGGTATGACATCAGATGCCCAATGTGCGTGCTGAACAGAGTTAGTCATATCTTCATGATGAAACGTTGGGGTGAAACCTCCCTCACACGAGGGTCTTACCCCTCACCCTTCCTGCTGCTCACTGGTTGGCCAAGGCtggctcctccatctcctcctccattgGCTGACTAGCAAAGCCACTGTCCACTGTCTGATCTGATTAGCAGAGAGAGTGGTTATTTGGTCTTATTTTATAAGGCATAAACAGTCAAATAGAATACAATTATCTGTTTTTGGAAAGGAActacatacagtatttatttgCAATTTCATAAGTGTATGGTAGAGATAGATAATGTTTATGACTAGATTAGTGGTTCAGCAATGTAGGATGAGTTCAGTACCTGTGTTTTGTTTGTCCTCTCTCAGCTCAGCCTGTCTCAGTAGTCTCACTCCTTCAGTCAGACCCAGAGACTGTAGAGCTTCCACCAGCCCTTCCACTGGACCGCCACccaactacacacacagagagatactgTCAGCTCGCCCACTTGGGCACTATTAGCCAAATACTCATCAAGCACAGTCCTGCCATTCTAAAACCGCATACtcagggctcgattcaatccataTCACTGAAGTTCAGCGCAACAGCAATGCGGTGTTCCAACGTTCGGAGACTGCATTCGCGGTAAACGCCGCAcgtcggctcaatcagaaattacctttaaCTTTCAAGTGCACTACAGTGCTGAACTTCGGCGATATGGACTGAATTAAGCCCTTAATGCATACTTAACCCTAACTAGACAGGCACGCAGACACACGTGCGCAAACGTACAAAAAAAGCCCCCTTTGCTCACCTGGTAATTCTCCAGCAAGTTGTGACAGGGCAAGGGACTCTCCTGATATAGGTGTGCCAGTGAGAGCATGTTGAGTTTCTCTGCCAGCTGTCTCCAGGGCACATCGTTCAGACTGAGGAGCTCACACAGCTTACTTAGCGTCTCACTGTCTAGCTGCCCTCTTTCTGCTGAGGTGAATGGGAACAGCAGTTAGATTACTAGACAAACCACAGGTAAATGTTCAGAGTCAAAATGGTGGTATGAAAGTTCTTACCTTCCGTGCTGCTTGGTTTAGGCTTTTTACTTGATTGTTGGCTGGGCTTGGGACTCTGTCTGGTGTCTAGAAGGTTCCTCACCTGTAGCAAGGGAAGCTTTATGTAAGCGCAACAAGTACTGTTTTGAAATCACTTTTTCCCCGACACAAACGTTGGGTTGATAAGACTAAATCAATCTCACCTTATGACATTTAGCCAGGTCAAAGGGTGTATGTCCTGTTGCTGATCTCTTACGAGGGTTGACTTGTTCTCCCTCTGAAAGTGGTGGTGCGTTCGGTAGCTGCTGGATGGCCGACTCGCTGAAATCTCTTACTGGTCCATCCTCCTGCTCCTCATCTGACGAGGAGGAGCTGAAGAGCGGCTCGTCGTTCTCCAGATTCTTGTCGGCTCCTGAGGAGAGGGGAAAGTCGTCAGCGTTCTGTTCACGTTCATTTATCACAATTTTTAAAAATTTTTTAAATACCCCGGCGATCCACAAATTACTGCTCACGCACTTGAATCTTGACTTCACTATAGCCCCTTTTCTAACGGACTGAGATAAAGACATGCATTGGATGGTTAGCAGGGGGTATGCGTCTCACCTGCAGCAATGAGCATGGAGCAGAGGGGGGGAGAGCTGCGACTGGCGGCCAGATGGAGCGGAGTGTTCCCTCCAAACGTACACATGTTTACATCTGCTTTCAGCTGTAGGACAGGAGGGGACGTGCCAGGTTAGATAACAGAGTCAGAATAGTATGAGTAGCACAGTTTATATAAGGTGTGTTGTGTGTCAAGACGGGTACCTCTGTGATGAGAGTGCAGGCCACTTTGAAGAAGTTCTCTCTAACAGCCAGGTGGAGGGCGGAGCATCCACTCTTTTGCTCCGGGGCGTTGATCTTAGCCCCGCCTTCCACCAGCAGACGTAGACAGCGCTCTCCTCCCTTACGAACAGCcaggtggagaggatggagacctgagagagagagagagagagggaaagagagagattaaGACAACGTACTACAGCAATAAGCACAGTGCTCAGCTGTAGTTTTTCTAACttaaggccgggattcaatccaacCGCGCTTGTAGACAACGCGTCTTTTAAAAAGGCATTGTTCCTGcacatgtcggctcaatcggaaatgacctttaaaatGCTAAGTGCGATATAACGGAGATCTAATGCAgattggattgaatcccggccttaaATGAACAGAAATACTTCAGCTGAGCTTATTTCTACTGAGACTAAGCAGCAACCATAAATTGCCTTATACACCATTGGTTGATTGGTAATTCACATAGGGTTAAAAATCAGACTGGCCATTTATCATGCTGGAGTCCCATAAGCGGAATAATCTCCAATAAACCCCTTCTTTCCAGCATCTCAACTCACCATGATAGTCGGCCGTGTTGACCAGGtgaaggtagcgttctcctaggTGCCCCAGCAAGATCTGGAGTGTGACGTCGTCCCCGGCCAGCGCTGCCAGGTGCAGGGCGGTTCGGCCGTCCCGGTCCAGCAGGGTGGGGTCTGCTCCGGCCCGGAGGAGAACATCCACCACCTTAACCTGCCTGGTGATCACCGCCAGATGGAGGGGAgtcttcagagagagagacagagacagagacagagagagagagagagagagagagagagatggcggacACAGTCAGGAGGGAAGTCAAGGGCACGTTGGGAATTATCACGTCGACACTGAACAGCTAGCGGTCTTGTCCAGGTGTGAGTGGTAGAAGGCTGAGTACCTGGCCAAGGTGGTTGAGCTTGTTAAGGACTTTGTGTTGCTGGATGGTGAGGAGTGTATGAACCAGCTGCTGGGACACAGCTGACTGCAGGTGAATGATGGCCAGGTGCAAAGGCCTGTggggagaccacacacacacacacacacacacacacacgagtgagGCACAGCAAACTCAACAGTCAAACACGTGTATACATAATGGAAGCCAGAGTTAGACTCACGTGTCTCCGTTTTTATCCTGGACCCCACATAGGTGTCTCTGCATTGCCAGAAGGACCCGGACGTC comes from Salmo trutta chromosome 18, fSalTru1.1, whole genome shotgun sequence and encodes:
- the LOC115153121 gene encoding PH and SEC7 domain-containing protein 1 isoform X2; this translates as MAQYFLCWGGGALEDMCLDAPYPAIYREKPGHWAPDPFSQQDVGERLALGSTEALANGNKADLQAAKRLAKRLFNLDGFRKSDVARHLSKNNEFSRMVAEEYLSYFNFSGLTIDQALRAFLREFALMGETQERERVLAHFSRRYLQCNPNAIPSEDSVHTLTCALMLLNTDLHGHNIGKKMSILQFIGNLEGLNDGKDFPKELLKALYNSIRNEKLQWTIDEEELRKSFSELADLRTDSTSHTMKRIGSGLGVAQNPDALIYKNGFLVRKVHADSDGKKTPRGKRGWKTFYVMLKGLVLYLQKGEYRPEKQLSEEDLKNAVSIHHSLAMRAADYSKRPNVFYLRTADWRVFLFQAPNAEQMQSWITRINAVSAMFSAPPFPAAIGSQKKFSRPLLPGSNTKLSQEEQVKSHETRFRAISSELNELTAVIPDKKAKVRDLEEHKQREEYLEFEKTRYGTYAMLLRAKIRSGEEDLSLFESRLFDDGGLQRAHSSPTLREEHSSSSKASSAKRGGAAAVVPAPGGAPRPSALSPKETATGRLSNSERDPGGCCGGHDGLSVLIDRQGPLVWLEN